Proteins co-encoded in one Neodiprion lecontei isolate iyNeoLeco1 chromosome 3, iyNeoLeco1.1, whole genome shotgun sequence genomic window:
- the LOC107217556 gene encoding probable ATP-dependent RNA helicase ddx20 isoform X3: protein MRIFLAFALVTSISHCSCIPIEVRPAGFSWQDGSSLVSALTLRVKKNTDDNEYIEECTPVQSWQEEPGIISVIAFLDASWQYSHRQATMLKTLQGLLEKTNITGIRFYVVNSSKPEATVSAIEIEDEKEAWGAADPTEDQDFLKIERTREALKKKIDPDIEFIQDTSELKIWEKLSASRDQVLVIDKCGRLSYRVIVPWSILHFPYVKAAILSTYKEQPCGSCNISQTESQADVTTETVTTTTESEKIKTEQPLDTLPENLNIDYMREIAVKKYKLDDTDNTATKKYHTKESQDIPENVIKLLNGSASGQKGINIGALLPTTVQYSDDGRAISYSQTPIPVIEDKQYQNTSNITDAPNSDKNTEVMPDSDLSEALYNENSDNLEPIKPQGMETENSTDRYSEEDKNYYLDNEHERHKLEKSESLKLKSSWENKNGDENSEIDPYSSNANDSNNRSNESSSEMEISSLLDSLFENKTANHIHRTEQEFEGMNSEEHSQNADYLMPIRIIMHAPHRHIHDEPFKKHEYLVLKLGRPEYHGHLPSDEDFLGTNDSKPNSENNDKSKEVDETDPGSGEYDNNDNKNDQHHGNRHQHQHHHKLGKNTDKDDHLDIIYYKDESPGFYGEDAEYWKDPENIEYDEKLEMEQIGNTRCCEFR from the exons ATGCGAATCTTCCTGGCATTTGCTCTGGTGACTTCGATTTCCCATTGCTCTTGCATTCCGATTGAAGTACGACCAGCAGGTTTCTCTTGGCAAGATGGTTCCTCCTTGGTTTCGGCGTTGACATTAAGAGTGAAAAAGAACACTGACGACAATGAGTACATCGAAGAATGTACTCCGGTTCAAAGTTGGCAGGAAGAACCTGGGATCATAAGCGTCATAGCATTTTTAGATGCGTCGTGGCAGTACAGCCATCGACAAGCCACCAT gCTCAAAACACTTCAAGGTCTTTTAGAAAAGACTAATATAACCGGTATCCGATTTTATGTTGTGAATTCGTCGAAGCCAGAAGCTACGGTTAGCGCTATTGAAatagaagatgaaaaagaagcTTGGGGAGCAGCAGATCCGACAGAGGATCaagattttctgaaaatagaAAGAACTAGAGAAGCCTTAAAGAAGAAGATCGACCCAGatatagaatttattcaagataCGTCAGAACTTAAAATTTGGGAAAAGTTATCTGCATCGAGGGATCAAGTTTTAGTTATAGATAA GTGTGGAAGGCTGAGTTACAGGGTAATAGTGCCATGGAGCATATTACATTTTCCCTATGTCAAAGCTGCAATTCTCTCGACTTACAAAGAACAGCCGTGCGGAAGCTGTAACATTAGTCAAACGGAGAGTCAGGCAGATGTTACCACTGAAACAGTAACGACCACGactgaaagtgaaaaaataaaaaccgaaCAGCCTTTGGATACCCTACCAGAGAACTTGAATATCGATTACATGAGAGAAATTGCTGTTAAAAAGTACAAGCTCGATGACACCGATAATACTGCaacgaaaaaatatcatactaaAGAGTCCCAGGATATTCCtgaaaatgttataaaacttTTAAATGGAAGCGCCAGTGGACAAAAAGGTATCAATATCGGTGCTCTGTTACCAACAACAGTCCAATATTCAGATGACGGCCGTGCTATCAGCTATTCACAAACTCCGATTCCAGTAATAGAGGATAAACAATACCAGAATACTTCCAACATTACGGATGCTCCAAATTCTGATAAAAACACAGAGGTAATGCCTGACAGTGATTTATCAGAAGCACTTTATAATGAAAACAGCGATAATTTGGAACCGATAAAGCCCCAGGGTATGGAAACAGAGAATTCAACGGATCGCTACAGTGAAgaggataaaaattattatcttgaCAATGAACATGAGCGGCATAAgcttgaaaaatctgaatccCTCAAATTGAAAAGTAGTTGGGAAAATAAGAATGGAgatgaaaattcagaaatagaTCCTTATTCATCAAACGCTAATGATTCCAACAATCGCAGTAATGAAAGCAGCTCAGAGATGGAAATTTCAAGTCTGCTAGATTCGTTGTTCGAGAATAAAACTGCTAATCATATACATAGAACAGAACAAGAATTTGAAGGAATGAATTCCGAGGAACATTCACAGAATGCGGACTATTTGATGCCAATTAGGATAATAATGCACGCACCTCACAGGCATATACACGATGAACCGTTCAAGAAACATGAATACCTGGTCCTAAAACTTGGACGTCCAGAATATCACGGGCATTTGCCATCTGACGAAGACTTCCTTGGAACAAATGACAGCAAACcaaattctgaaaataacgataaaagtAAGGAAGTCGATGAAACAGATCCAGGGAGCGGAGAATATgacaacaatgataataaaaacgaCCAACACCATGGCAATCGTCATCAACATCAACATCATCACAAATTAGGTAAAAATACGGACAAAGACGATCATCTGGACATTATATACTATAAAGATGAAAGCCCTGGTTTTTACGGAGAAGATGCAGAATATTGGAAAGACCCTGAGAACATAGAATATGACGAAAAGCTCGAAATGGAACAAATCG gGAACACAAGATGCTGTGAATTTCGATGA
- the LOC107217556 gene encoding protein PFC0760c isoform X1 has product MRIFLAFALVTSISHCSCIPIEVRPAGFSWQDGSSLVSALTLRVKKNTDDNEYIEECTPVQSWQEEPGIISVIAFLDASWQYSHRQATMLKTLQGLLEKTNITGIRFYVVNSSKPEATVSAIEIEDEKEAWGAADPTEDQDFLKIERTREALKKKIDPDIEFIQDTSELKIWEKLSASRDQVLVIDKCGRLSYRVIVPWSILHFPYVKAAILSTYKEQPCGSCNISQTESQADVTTETVTTTTESEKIKTEQPLDTLPENLNIDYMREIAVKKYKLDDTDNTATKKYHTKESQDIPENVIKLLNGSASGQKGINIGALLPTTVQYSDDGRAISYSQTPIPVIEDKQYQNTSNITDAPNSDKNTEVMPDSDLSEALYNENSDNLEPIKPQGMETENSTDRYSEEDKNYYLDNEHERHKLEKSESLKLKSSWENKNGDENSEIDPYSSNANDSNNRSNESSSEMEISSLLDSLFENKTANHIHRTEQEFEGMNSEEHSQNADYLMPIRIIMHAPHRHIHDEPFKKHEYLVLKLGRPEYHGHLPSDEDFLGTNDSKPNSENNDKSKEVDETDPGSGEYDNNDNKNDQHHGNRHQHQHHHKLGKNTDKDDHLDIIYYKDESPGFYGEDAEYWKDPENIEYDEKLEMEQIGEKVGHIKGTQDAVNFDEINIGNANVKESTLKNPLDEKVGEDTVIDDQIMEEEAKTNRLIEHYSKLIPWLDYAFDQ; this is encoded by the exons ATGCGAATCTTCCTGGCATTTGCTCTGGTGACTTCGATTTCCCATTGCTCTTGCATTCCGATTGAAGTACGACCAGCAGGTTTCTCTTGGCAAGATGGTTCCTCCTTGGTTTCGGCGTTGACATTAAGAGTGAAAAAGAACACTGACGACAATGAGTACATCGAAGAATGTACTCCGGTTCAAAGTTGGCAGGAAGAACCTGGGATCATAAGCGTCATAGCATTTTTAGATGCGTCGTGGCAGTACAGCCATCGACAAGCCACCAT gCTCAAAACACTTCAAGGTCTTTTAGAAAAGACTAATATAACCGGTATCCGATTTTATGTTGTGAATTCGTCGAAGCCAGAAGCTACGGTTAGCGCTATTGAAatagaagatgaaaaagaagcTTGGGGAGCAGCAGATCCGACAGAGGATCaagattttctgaaaatagaAAGAACTAGAGAAGCCTTAAAGAAGAAGATCGACCCAGatatagaatttattcaagataCGTCAGAACTTAAAATTTGGGAAAAGTTATCTGCATCGAGGGATCAAGTTTTAGTTATAGATAA GTGTGGAAGGCTGAGTTACAGGGTAATAGTGCCATGGAGCATATTACATTTTCCCTATGTCAAAGCTGCAATTCTCTCGACTTACAAAGAACAGCCGTGCGGAAGCTGTAACATTAGTCAAACGGAGAGTCAGGCAGATGTTACCACTGAAACAGTAACGACCACGactgaaagtgaaaaaataaaaaccgaaCAGCCTTTGGATACCCTACCAGAGAACTTGAATATCGATTACATGAGAGAAATTGCTGTTAAAAAGTACAAGCTCGATGACACCGATAATACTGCaacgaaaaaatatcatactaaAGAGTCCCAGGATATTCCtgaaaatgttataaaacttTTAAATGGAAGCGCCAGTGGACAAAAAGGTATCAATATCGGTGCTCTGTTACCAACAACAGTCCAATATTCAGATGACGGCCGTGCTATCAGCTATTCACAAACTCCGATTCCAGTAATAGAGGATAAACAATACCAGAATACTTCCAACATTACGGATGCTCCAAATTCTGATAAAAACACAGAGGTAATGCCTGACAGTGATTTATCAGAAGCACTTTATAATGAAAACAGCGATAATTTGGAACCGATAAAGCCCCAGGGTATGGAAACAGAGAATTCAACGGATCGCTACAGTGAAgaggataaaaattattatcttgaCAATGAACATGAGCGGCATAAgcttgaaaaatctgaatccCTCAAATTGAAAAGTAGTTGGGAAAATAAGAATGGAgatgaaaattcagaaatagaTCCTTATTCATCAAACGCTAATGATTCCAACAATCGCAGTAATGAAAGCAGCTCAGAGATGGAAATTTCAAGTCTGCTAGATTCGTTGTTCGAGAATAAAACTGCTAATCATATACATAGAACAGAACAAGAATTTGAAGGAATGAATTCCGAGGAACATTCACAGAATGCGGACTATTTGATGCCAATTAGGATAATAATGCACGCACCTCACAGGCATATACACGATGAACCGTTCAAGAAACATGAATACCTGGTCCTAAAACTTGGACGTCCAGAATATCACGGGCATTTGCCATCTGACGAAGACTTCCTTGGAACAAATGACAGCAAACcaaattctgaaaataacgataaaagtAAGGAAGTCGATGAAACAGATCCAGGGAGCGGAGAATATgacaacaatgataataaaaacgaCCAACACCATGGCAATCGTCATCAACATCAACATCATCACAAATTAGGTAAAAATACGGACAAAGACGATCATCTGGACATTATATACTATAAAGATGAAAGCCCTGGTTTTTACGGAGAAGATGCAGAATATTGGAAAGACCCTGAGAACATAGAATATGACGAAAAGCTCGAAATGGAACAAATCGGTGAGAAGGTAGGACATATAA aggGAACACAAGATGCTGTGAATTTCGATGAGATAAATATCGGTAACGCAAACGTCAAGGAGAGTACATTAAAAAATCCGCTTGACGAAAAAGTAGGAGAAGATACCGTCATTGATGACCAAATTATGGAAGAGGAGGCCAAGACAAATCGTCTGATTGAGCATTACAGCAAACTTATTCCGTGGCTTGACTATGCATTCGATCAATAA
- the LOC107217556 gene encoding protein PFC0760c isoform X2, with the protein MRIFLAFALVTSISHCSCIPIEVRPAGFSWQDGSSLVSALTLRVKKNTDDNEYIEECTPVQSWQEEPGIISVIAFLDASWQYSHRQATMLKTLQGLLEKTNITGIRFYVVNSSKPEATVSAIEIEDEKEAWGAADPTEDQDFLKIERTREALKKKIDPDIEFIQDTSELKIWEKLSASRDQVLVIDKCGRLSYRVIVPWSILHFPYVKAAILSTYKEQPCGSCNISQTESQADVTTETVTTTTESEKIKTEQPLDTLPENLNIDYMREIAVKKYKLDDTDNTATKKYHTKESQDIPENVIKLLNGSASGQKGINIGALLPTTVQYSDDGRAISYSQTPIPVIEDKQYQNTSNITDAPNSDKNTEVMPDSDLSEALYNENSDNLEPIKPQGMETENSTDRYSEEDKNYYLDNEHERHKLEKSESLKLKSSWENKNGDENSEIDPYSSNANDSNNRSNESSSEMEISSLLDSLFENKTANHIHRTEQEFEGMNSEEHSQNADYLMPIRIIMHAPHRHIHDEPFKKHEYLVLKLGRPEYHGHLPSDEDFLGTNDSKPNSENNDKSKEVDETDPGSGEYDNNDNKNDQHHGNRHQHQHHHKLGKNTDKDDHLDIIYYKDESPGFYGEDAEYWKDPENIEYDEKLEMEQIGEKGTQDAVNFDEINIGNANVKESTLKNPLDEKVGEDTVIDDQIMEEEAKTNRLIEHYSKLIPWLDYAFDQ; encoded by the exons ATGCGAATCTTCCTGGCATTTGCTCTGGTGACTTCGATTTCCCATTGCTCTTGCATTCCGATTGAAGTACGACCAGCAGGTTTCTCTTGGCAAGATGGTTCCTCCTTGGTTTCGGCGTTGACATTAAGAGTGAAAAAGAACACTGACGACAATGAGTACATCGAAGAATGTACTCCGGTTCAAAGTTGGCAGGAAGAACCTGGGATCATAAGCGTCATAGCATTTTTAGATGCGTCGTGGCAGTACAGCCATCGACAAGCCACCAT gCTCAAAACACTTCAAGGTCTTTTAGAAAAGACTAATATAACCGGTATCCGATTTTATGTTGTGAATTCGTCGAAGCCAGAAGCTACGGTTAGCGCTATTGAAatagaagatgaaaaagaagcTTGGGGAGCAGCAGATCCGACAGAGGATCaagattttctgaaaatagaAAGAACTAGAGAAGCCTTAAAGAAGAAGATCGACCCAGatatagaatttattcaagataCGTCAGAACTTAAAATTTGGGAAAAGTTATCTGCATCGAGGGATCAAGTTTTAGTTATAGATAA GTGTGGAAGGCTGAGTTACAGGGTAATAGTGCCATGGAGCATATTACATTTTCCCTATGTCAAAGCTGCAATTCTCTCGACTTACAAAGAACAGCCGTGCGGAAGCTGTAACATTAGTCAAACGGAGAGTCAGGCAGATGTTACCACTGAAACAGTAACGACCACGactgaaagtgaaaaaataaaaaccgaaCAGCCTTTGGATACCCTACCAGAGAACTTGAATATCGATTACATGAGAGAAATTGCTGTTAAAAAGTACAAGCTCGATGACACCGATAATACTGCaacgaaaaaatatcatactaaAGAGTCCCAGGATATTCCtgaaaatgttataaaacttTTAAATGGAAGCGCCAGTGGACAAAAAGGTATCAATATCGGTGCTCTGTTACCAACAACAGTCCAATATTCAGATGACGGCCGTGCTATCAGCTATTCACAAACTCCGATTCCAGTAATAGAGGATAAACAATACCAGAATACTTCCAACATTACGGATGCTCCAAATTCTGATAAAAACACAGAGGTAATGCCTGACAGTGATTTATCAGAAGCACTTTATAATGAAAACAGCGATAATTTGGAACCGATAAAGCCCCAGGGTATGGAAACAGAGAATTCAACGGATCGCTACAGTGAAgaggataaaaattattatcttgaCAATGAACATGAGCGGCATAAgcttgaaaaatctgaatccCTCAAATTGAAAAGTAGTTGGGAAAATAAGAATGGAgatgaaaattcagaaatagaTCCTTATTCATCAAACGCTAATGATTCCAACAATCGCAGTAATGAAAGCAGCTCAGAGATGGAAATTTCAAGTCTGCTAGATTCGTTGTTCGAGAATAAAACTGCTAATCATATACATAGAACAGAACAAGAATTTGAAGGAATGAATTCCGAGGAACATTCACAGAATGCGGACTATTTGATGCCAATTAGGATAATAATGCACGCACCTCACAGGCATATACACGATGAACCGTTCAAGAAACATGAATACCTGGTCCTAAAACTTGGACGTCCAGAATATCACGGGCATTTGCCATCTGACGAAGACTTCCTTGGAACAAATGACAGCAAACcaaattctgaaaataacgataaaagtAAGGAAGTCGATGAAACAGATCCAGGGAGCGGAGAATATgacaacaatgataataaaaacgaCCAACACCATGGCAATCGTCATCAACATCAACATCATCACAAATTAGGTAAAAATACGGACAAAGACGATCATCTGGACATTATATACTATAAAGATGAAAGCCCTGGTTTTTACGGAGAAGATGCAGAATATTGGAAAGACCCTGAGAACATAGAATATGACGAAAAGCTCGAAATGGAACAAATCGGTGAGAAG gGAACACAAGATGCTGTGAATTTCGATGAGATAAATATCGGTAACGCAAACGTCAAGGAGAGTACATTAAAAAATCCGCTTGACGAAAAAGTAGGAGAAGATACCGTCATTGATGACCAAATTATGGAAGAGGAGGCCAAGACAAATCGTCTGATTGAGCATTACAGCAAACTTATTCCGTGGCTTGACTATGCATTCGATCAATAA
- the LOC107217567 gene encoding protein SHQ1 homolog isoform X2: MLTPRFELTQTVDEVTVIVHAPYARIKDTEVYVEDYDFRFYSAPYYLRLNLPGKIVENDSSSGSYDAEKGDFTLRFSKVNKGEEFQNLDMITTLLAPPKKRTQAVPTIEVISNPVVSLAEEKNGELQTNEVKCNSEGATVDGENRDGDEWFLPQNLNQENIQSSIQPPNYGFGGKFSRALASFESGWTGEIIDLPAPDVTPSIERACLRQKHEFEQFSEEHYMADLIQEEYIRPYIDFKAEWESLKSTEITLSDTEKDLLKELPNKEYLLDSKEVEKITFGLVDILFGSCYNHRTTMGENTVESGWTINKLSSTLCWFQEFNNMEEVVTACVRRSLCYPLYRNWELSVKVLNDVKIVLSLGKKYVVKRLCEIHELFNNSYEPRYMLNQLYIKDYLIWLQQTPSSLIESLSVSLSTIHPNKVEMGLDLVELEAAAFSVQDEDLVIENAIHEMVDKVGNMALYEKNDEKLRRGSSSSSDSSDTDSETESDSSSSSSTSTDESLDSDDTSEVE, from the exons ATGTTGACCCCACGTTTCGAACTGACACAAACAGTAGATGAAGTTACCGTAATTGTTCACGCTCCGTATGCACGTATCAAAGACACAGAAGTTTATGTCGAAGATTATGACTTCAGATTTTACTCTGCTCCTTATTATCTCAG ATTAAATCTTCCTGGTAAAATAGTTGAGAATGATTCGTCTTCTGGATCATACGATGCTGAGAAAGGTGACTTTACCTTACGGTTCTCAAAAGTGAATAAAGGAGAAGAATTTCAGAACCTGGATATGATTACAACGTTGCTTGCTCCACCGAAAAAAAGAACCCAGGCTGTTCCGACTATAGAAGTTATAA GTAATCCTGTTGTGAGTTTAGCAGAAGAGAAAAATGGTGAATTGCAAACCAACGAAGTGAAGTGCAACAGTGAAGGAGCAACGGTTGATGGTGAGAACAGAGACGGAGACGAATGGTTTCTGCCTCAGAATCTTAatcaagaaaatatacaatcTTCTATTCAACCTCCCAACTACGGTTTCGGGGGCAAGTTTTCCCGTGCTCTGGCATCATTtgag tCAGGGTGGACAGGTGAAATAATAGATCTGCCAGCACCCGATGTCACACCTTCCATCGAGCGTGCATGTTTAAGGCAAAAGCACGAGTTTGAACAGTTCAGTGAAGAACATTATATGGCTGATTTAATTCAGGAAGAATACATCAGACCTTACATTGATTTCAAGGCAGAATGGGAGAGCTTGAAAAGCACCGAAATCACGCTTTCAGATACGGAAAAAGATTTACTGAAAGAACTACCGAACAAAGAGTATTTGTTGGATAGcaaagaagtagaaaaaattacCTTTGGTTTAGTTGACATTCTGTTTGGCAGTTGTTACAATCATAGGACCACCATGGGTGAAAATACGGTAGAAAGTGGATGGACCATAAATAAATTGAGTTCTACGCTTTGCTGGTTTCAG GAGTTCAATAATATGGAAGAAGTTGTTACAGCTTGTGTACGGAGATCGTTGTGTTACCCATTGTACAGAAACTGGGAGCTATCTGTAAAAGTATTGAACGATGTTAAAATCGTTCTCAGTTTAG ggaaaaaatatgtagtGAAACGTTTGTGTGAAATACACGAGCTCTTCAACAATTCCTACGAACCACGGTACATGCTCAATCAGTTGTACATAAAGGACTACTTGATTTGGTTGCAGCAAACACCATCGTCCTTAATTGAATCTCTCAGCGTATCGTTGAGCACG ATACACCCAAACAAAGTCGAAATGGGCTTAGATCTTGTTGAATTAGAAGCAGCAGCTTTCTCCGTTCAAGATGAAGACCTAGTTATAGAAAATGCCATCCATGAAATGGTCGACAAAGTAGGCAACATGGCATTATACGAGAAGAACGATGAGAA ATTGCGGAGAGGAAGTTCGAGCTCGTCGGATAGCAGCGACACTGATTCTGAAACAGAATCTGACAGTAGTAGTTCATCAAGCACAAGTACCGATGAAAGTCTCGATTCTGATGATACAAGCGAAGTAGAATGA
- the LOC107217567 gene encoding protein SHQ1 homolog isoform X1: protein MLTPRFELTQTVDEVTVIVHAPYARIKDTEVYVEDYDFRFYSAPYYLRLNLPGKIVENDSSSGSYDAEKGDFTLRFSKVNKGEEFQNLDMITTLLAPPKKRTQAVPTIEVISNPVVSLAEEKNGELQTNEVKCNSEGATVDGENRDGDEWFLPQNLNQENIQSSIQPPNYGFGGKFSRALASFESGWTGEIIDLPAPDVTPSIERACLRQKHEFEQFSEEHYMADLIQEEYIRPYIDFKAEWESLKSTEITLSDTEKDLLKELPNKEYLLDSKEVEKITFGLVDILFGSCYNHRTTMGENTVESGWTINKLSSTLCWFQEFNNMEEVVTACVRRSLCYPLYRNWELSVKVLNDVKIVLSLGKKYVVKRLCEIHELFNNSYEPRYMLNQLYIKDYLIWLQQTPSSLIESLSVSLSTIHPNKVEMGLDLVELEAAAFSVQDEDLVIENAIHEMVDKVGNMALYEKNDEKPKFTYTMESKKFLDYLLRRGSSSSSDSSDTDSETESDSSSSSSTSTDESLDSDDTSEVE, encoded by the exons ATGTTGACCCCACGTTTCGAACTGACACAAACAGTAGATGAAGTTACCGTAATTGTTCACGCTCCGTATGCACGTATCAAAGACACAGAAGTTTATGTCGAAGATTATGACTTCAGATTTTACTCTGCTCCTTATTATCTCAG ATTAAATCTTCCTGGTAAAATAGTTGAGAATGATTCGTCTTCTGGATCATACGATGCTGAGAAAGGTGACTTTACCTTACGGTTCTCAAAAGTGAATAAAGGAGAAGAATTTCAGAACCTGGATATGATTACAACGTTGCTTGCTCCACCGAAAAAAAGAACCCAGGCTGTTCCGACTATAGAAGTTATAA GTAATCCTGTTGTGAGTTTAGCAGAAGAGAAAAATGGTGAATTGCAAACCAACGAAGTGAAGTGCAACAGTGAAGGAGCAACGGTTGATGGTGAGAACAGAGACGGAGACGAATGGTTTCTGCCTCAGAATCTTAatcaagaaaatatacaatcTTCTATTCAACCTCCCAACTACGGTTTCGGGGGCAAGTTTTCCCGTGCTCTGGCATCATTtgag tCAGGGTGGACAGGTGAAATAATAGATCTGCCAGCACCCGATGTCACACCTTCCATCGAGCGTGCATGTTTAAGGCAAAAGCACGAGTTTGAACAGTTCAGTGAAGAACATTATATGGCTGATTTAATTCAGGAAGAATACATCAGACCTTACATTGATTTCAAGGCAGAATGGGAGAGCTTGAAAAGCACCGAAATCACGCTTTCAGATACGGAAAAAGATTTACTGAAAGAACTACCGAACAAAGAGTATTTGTTGGATAGcaaagaagtagaaaaaattacCTTTGGTTTAGTTGACATTCTGTTTGGCAGTTGTTACAATCATAGGACCACCATGGGTGAAAATACGGTAGAAAGTGGATGGACCATAAATAAATTGAGTTCTACGCTTTGCTGGTTTCAG GAGTTCAATAATATGGAAGAAGTTGTTACAGCTTGTGTACGGAGATCGTTGTGTTACCCATTGTACAGAAACTGGGAGCTATCTGTAAAAGTATTGAACGATGTTAAAATCGTTCTCAGTTTAG ggaaaaaatatgtagtGAAACGTTTGTGTGAAATACACGAGCTCTTCAACAATTCCTACGAACCACGGTACATGCTCAATCAGTTGTACATAAAGGACTACTTGATTTGGTTGCAGCAAACACCATCGTCCTTAATTGAATCTCTCAGCGTATCGTTGAGCACG ATACACCCAAACAAAGTCGAAATGGGCTTAGATCTTGTTGAATTAGAAGCAGCAGCTTTCTCCGTTCAAGATGAAGACCTAGTTATAGAAAATGCCATCCATGAAATGGTCGACAAAGTAGGCAACATGGCATTATACGAGAAGAACGATGAGAA GCCTAAATTCACGTACACCATGGAGAGCAAAAAGTTCTTAGACTATTT ATTGCGGAGAGGAAGTTCGAGCTCGTCGGATAGCAGCGACACTGATTCTGAAACAGAATCTGACAGTAGTAGTTCATCAAGCACAAGTACCGATGAAAGTCTCGATTCTGATGATACAAGCGAAGTAGAATGA